The segment TAAACTCGAAAACGGTTGCGAGGTAAGGGTCATGATGGTTCATGGCTTCGTAGCGTCCACTTGGTTGAAAGCCAGAATCCCCCCGTGCTTCAATGATATACATTTTCTTGTCGAGGACGAGCGGTGTATACACATTACCAGACTCATTGGATTCAATATCAACGGTGCGCCCGATGCGAACAATTTGGTCGATATACGCCTTGAATCCGCTGGGAACGCTAAAGTTATACATGGGAACACCGATGACATAAATATCTGCTGCCAGAAATTCGTCTACCAGTTGATCACTGAGGCGAATCGCTTCCTGGAGTCGGGGGGTGTATTGTTCGGGCGATGAAAAAGCTGCTGCAATCCAGGCTTCATAGACATGTGGAATGGGATTGCGACCCACATCTCGATAAGCGATCGCATCATTGGGATGGCTCTGTTGCGACTGTTGGACAAACTCACGAGTCATACGACGAGAATGAGAACGCTCTCCACGGGGACTTGCATCAATGTGTAGCAACTGTGCCATTTGTTTCTCCTAATTCACAGATTGATTTCTTCAGACCCTTTATAAATTAGGAAAATGCTCTATCGTCTCGCTATCTTATTCTTGCAGCACTATCACCTTCCTGAGATGAGTTGCTGAACAAGCAGTGATCAACGATCTATCCAAAGACAGATAAATTTTGCTCTCACCTGGTTGGGTGAAGTGAGTTAAGACGGTGATTTGAGAGGGTACTGTGTATGTCTAAACTCATTTATCTAATTTCTTGTACGGTCGATCGCTTTATTGCCCGTAAAGATGGTTCGTTTGATTTCTTTCTAATGGAGGGAGAACACGTTGCGGATTTGCTTTCTACTTTTCCTGAAACGATTCCAGATCATTTGCGAGGAATGTTAGGCATTACGGTTGAGAATCAGCACTTTGATAGCGTTTTGATGGGACGCAGAACTTACGAAGTTGGCGTTAAAGAGGGAATTACAAATCCCTACCCGCACATGAAGCAGTATCTTTTTTCCCGTACTCTTCAGCAAAGCCCCGATCCTGCCGTTGAACTGGTTTCATCTGATCCAGCTACCTTTGTTCAAGCACTCAAACAGCGATCGGGTAAAGATATTTGGTTGTGTGGGGGTGGAGATTTAGCCACTGTTCTGTTTCCAGCGATCGATGAGGTGGTTTTGAAAGTACATCCCTTTCTCCTTGGTTCAGGGATTCCACTCTTCTCTGGAAAGATTCCACTCACTTCTCTGGAATTAACCGACAGCAAAATTTATAAGAACGGTTTCATGTTGTTGCACTATCAAGTGAATCATTAAGCCATGCCTTTGGTATAAAGTGAGATCGCCTCTTTTGCTGCTTGCAACACGCGATCTCGTAACTCTAGGGGTTCAATTACTTCCATCTGTCCACCAAACCCCAATACATAGGCGCAAGCTGCTTTCTCAATATCAAACCGAAGTGAGATATGAACCCACCTATCAGCATCGGGGGCATCAATCATCTGTTCGATACGAGCAAAGTACCCCGCATAACGTAGCCAGGGCATTGCCTCGGGAGCAACTCGCACCGTTACGCCATAGTAAGGGAGATTTGCTTTGAACTCCATCATCGATCGCTGCCAATAGTTAGCTAAATTGAACCCAACTGGACGAATACAATGAGAATCCAGCAGCACGGCATTCTGCACTCGTGAAATGCGGTAAGAGCGAACGTCTTCATCCACTGCCGCGACCAGATACCAGACACTCCCTTTGGCAACTAATCCCAACGGGTTGACCAATCGTTCAATTCGCTGACCGTTTCCGCGTTCGTAGCTCAACAAAACTTGCCGTTCCTGCCAAATGGCGGCTTGCAAAACCGGAAATGCTGACATTTCTTCATCCCAGTGCTGCCATCCAGTTGGGTCAACGTGGATGCGCTGGCTCACTATTTCTGCTTGCTGACGATTGGCGGCGGGTAAGGCGGCTAGAAGCTTGAGTAACGCAGCTTCAAACGCCTGACCCCACCCTAAATCTGCAAGTAGATGGGGCGACTTTGGCACAAATAACGCCTGAATTTCTGCCAGGTTGAGTCCGGTCAGCGTGGTTTGATACTGCTCCAACAACCCCCATCCACCACCCTTACCCCGTTCTGTCACTACTGGAACTCCTGCACTGCTGAGAGCATCCATATCTCGATGAATGGTACGCTCAGACACTTCCAGTCGCTCTGCCAGTTCTCGTGTGGTTAAGCGAGTATGAACCTGCAACAGCATTAGGATAGAGAGGAGACGATCGGCACGCATAACGATTTCTGGAACCCTGGCAACTTCTTCTACACTAACGCCGAAATATGACAGGGGGTGTCATGAAGTCGCCCTTATGCTGTGAGCATGACCGTTGGAGGAAAGCTAATGACGACCAATGACACGCTTGATCGCAACAAAGCCATCTATCGACGTTATATCCAACAGGGGTAGTCCTAAACAGGTAAGGATAAAATGAAAGCTGATGTTTAGGTTTTCGGTAGTGTTCTAGATATGTGGATAT is part of the Leptolyngbya boryana PCC 6306 genome and harbors:
- a CDS encoding FMN-dependent NADH-azoreductase, with amino-acid sequence MAQLLHIDASPRGERSHSRRMTREFVQQSQQSHPNDAIAYRDVGRNPIPHVYEAWIAAAFSSPEQYTPRLQEAIRLSDQLVDEFLAADIYVIGVPMYNFSVPSGFKAYIDQIVRIGRTVDIESNESGNVYTPLVLDKKMYIIEARGDSGFQPSGRYEAMNHHDPYLATVFEFMGITDITFVHVENDESGGQTLAESIANARHKIAELVAA
- a CDS encoding dihydrofolate reductase family protein — protein: MSKLIYLISCTVDRFIARKDGSFDFFLMEGEHVADLLSTFPETIPDHLRGMLGITVENQHFDSVLMGRRTYEVGVKEGITNPYPHMKQYLFSRTLQQSPDPAVELVSSDPATFVQALKQRSGKDIWLCGGGDLATVLFPAIDEVVLKVHPFLLGSGIPLFSGKIPLTSLELTDSKIYKNGFMLLHYQVNH
- a CDS encoding helix-turn-helix transcriptional regulator, coding for MRADRLLSILMLLQVHTRLTTRELAERLEVSERTIHRDMDALSSAGVPVVTERGKGGGWGLLEQYQTTLTGLNLAEIQALFVPKSPHLLADLGWGQAFEAALLKLLAALPAANRQQAEIVSQRIHVDPTGWQHWDEEMSAFPVLQAAIWQERQVLLSYERGNGQRIERLVNPLGLVAKGSVWYLVAAVDEDVRSYRISRVQNAVLLDSHCIRPVGFNLANYWQRSMMEFKANLPYYGVTVRVAPEAMPWLRYAGYFARIEQMIDAPDADRWVHISLRFDIEKAACAYVLGFGGQMEVIEPLELRDRVLQAAKEAISLYTKGMA